The proteins below come from a single Leptotrichia sp. oral taxon 223 genomic window:
- the rplC gene encoding 50S ribosomal protein L3 has product MILGKKIGMTQIFENEKLIPVTVIEAGTNFITQIKTEEKEGYNAITLAYGDKKEKNTTKPLLGVFKKAGVTPKRFLKEFKVANPADFTLGQEIKVDVLEGIEFVDISGTSKGKGTAGVMKRHNFGGNRASHGVSRNHRLGGSNAGGAASNSNVPKGKKMAGRLGAEKVTVQNLQVIKFDVENSLLLVKGAVPGPKNGYLVIKKSVKKY; this is encoded by the coding sequence ATGATATTAGGTAAAAAAATCGGAATGACTCAAATTTTCGAAAATGAAAAATTAATTCCAGTTACAGTAATCGAAGCAGGAACTAACTTCATTACACAAATTAAAACTGAGGAAAAAGAAGGATATAACGCTATTACATTAGCATATGGAGATAAAAAAGAAAAAAACACTACTAAACCATTATTAGGTGTATTTAAAAAAGCAGGAGTTACTCCAAAAAGATTTCTTAAGGAATTTAAGGTGGCTAATCCAGCTGACTTTACATTAGGACAAGAAATCAAGGTAGACGTATTGGAAGGTATCGAATTTGTTGATATTTCTGGAACTTCAAAAGGTAAAGGGACTGCAGGGGTTATGAAAAGACATAACTTTGGTGGAAACAGAGCTTCACACGGGGTTTCAAGAAACCATAGACTTGGAGGTTCTAACGCAGGAGGAGCCGCATCAAACAGTAACGTGCCAAAAGGTAAAAAAATGGCTGGAAGACTTGGAGCTGAAAAAGTGACAGTTCAAAACTTGCAAGTTATTAAATTTGATGTGGAAAACAGTCTTTTATTAGTAAAAGGTGCTGTTCCAGGACCAAAAAATGGTTACTTAGTTATCAAAAAATCGGTAAAGAAATATTAA
- the rpsS gene encoding 30S ribosomal protein S19 — MARSLKKGPFVDAYLLKKIEALGGKKQVIKTWSRRSTIFPQFIGHTFAVYNGKKHIPVYVTEEMVGHKLGEFAPTRTFYGHGKDAKKVKK; from the coding sequence ATGGCTCGTTCATTAAAAAAAGGACCTTTTGTTGATGCATATTTATTAAAAAAAATAGAAGCATTGGGAGGTAAAAAACAAGTTATTAAAACATGGTCTAGAAGATCAACTATATTCCCTCAATTTATTGGACATACTTTTGCCGTATATAATGGTAAAAAACATATACCCGTATATGTGACTGAGGAAATGGTTGGACATAAATTAGGTGAATTTGCACCAACTAGAACTTTCTACGGACATGGAAAAGACGCTAAAAAAGTTAAAAAATAA
- the rplD gene encoding 50S ribosomal protein L4: MPVLNIYKLDGSQAGTIEVNNDIFGIEPNKHVMHEVLVAELAEARQGSASTKTRAEVRGGGRKPFRQKGTGRARQGSTRAPHMVGGGVVHGPKPRSYAKKVNKKVRKLALKSALATKISEGNVIVLDDFTLETPKTKTFINFAKALNFDGVKQLYVTNDDADNIDRDYFLYLSTRNIEKVAAINTRDLSIYWLIKQDKVILTKEALATIEEVLA, from the coding sequence ATGCCAGTTTTAAATATATATAAATTAGACGGTTCACAAGCAGGAACTATTGAAGTAAATAACGACATATTTGGAATCGAGCCAAATAAACACGTAATGCACGAAGTTTTAGTAGCAGAATTAGCTGAAGCCAGACAAGGATCTGCCTCAACAAAAACAAGAGCAGAAGTAAGAGGTGGAGGAAGAAAACCTTTTAGACAAAAAGGAACAGGAAGAGCTAGACAAGGATCTACAAGAGCGCCACACATGGTAGGTGGAGGAGTAGTTCACGGACCAAAACCAAGAAGCTATGCTAAAAAAGTAAATAAAAAAGTTAGAAAATTAGCTTTAAAATCAGCTTTAGCAACAAAAATTAGCGAAGGAAATGTAATCGTATTAGATGATTTTACATTGGAAACACCAAAAACAAAAACATTTATTAATTTTGCAAAAGCATTGAACTTTGACGGAGTAAAACAATTATATGTAACAAATGACGATGCTGATAATATAGATAGAGATTATTTCTTATATTTATCAACTAGAAATATTGAAAAAGTTGCGGCAATTAATACAAGAGATTTAAGCATCTACTGGTTAATCAAACAAGACAAAGTGATCTTGACTAAAGAAGCTCTTGCAACTATCGAGGAGGTGCTAGCATAA
- the rpsC gene encoding 30S ribosomal protein S3 — protein sequence MGQKVDPRGIRLGITRTWDSKWFAEGKEYVNNFHEDLKIKKYIKKNYYHAGISSIQIERTSPTEVAVIIETGKAGILIGRKGQEIEALKVKLEKLTGKRVQIKVQEIKNPNKDAQLVAESIATAIEKRVAYKRAVQQAIQRAEKAGIKGIKVMVSGRLNGAEIARSEWTLSGRVPLHTLRADVDYATATAHTTYGALGLKVWIFNGEVLSTTKEGENE from the coding sequence GTGGGACAAAAAGTAGATCCTAGGGGGATAAGATTAGGAATCACAAGAACTTGGGATTCAAAATGGTTCGCTGAGGGGAAAGAATACGTAAACAATTTTCATGAAGATTTAAAAATAAAAAAATATATTAAGAAAAACTATTACCACGCAGGGATTTCTTCTATTCAAATAGAAAGAACATCACCTACAGAAGTGGCAGTTATTATAGAAACTGGAAAAGCTGGAATCCTAATCGGAAGAAAAGGACAAGAAATTGAAGCTTTAAAAGTAAAATTAGAAAAATTAACTGGTAAAAGAGTGCAAATTAAAGTACAAGAAATCAAAAATCCTAATAAAGATGCTCAATTAGTAGCAGAAAGCATTGCAACTGCAATTGAAAAAAGGGTTGCCTATAAAAGAGCAGTTCAGCAAGCTATTCAAAGAGCAGAAAAAGCTGGGATTAAAGGAATTAAAGTTATGGTATCGGGAAGATTGAATGGTGCCGAAATTGCAAGAAGTGAATGGACACTTTCAGGAAGAGTACCACTACATACTTTAAGAGCAGATGTTGATTATGCAACAGCTACTGCACACACTACATACGGTGCTTTAGGATTAAAAGTATGGATATTTAATGGTGAAGTTCTTTCTACTACAAAGGAAGGAGAAAACGAATAA
- the rplN gene encoding 50S ribosomal protein L14, whose amino-acid sequence MVQQQSMLNVADNTGAKKIMVIRVLGGSRRRFGKIGDIVVATVKEAIPNGNVKKGDVVKAVIVRTRKELKRADGSYIKFDDNAAVILNTALEVRGTRIFGPVARELRAKNFMKIVSLAPEVL is encoded by the coding sequence ATGGTTCAACAACAATCGATGCTTAATGTTGCTGATAACACTGGAGCTAAAAAAATCATGGTTATTAGAGTATTAGGTGGATCAAGAAGAAGATTCGGTAAAATCGGAGACATCGTAGTAGCAACTGTAAAAGAAGCTATACCAAACGGAAACGTTAAAAAAGGTGATGTAGTAAAAGCCGTAATCGTTAGAACAAGAAAAGAATTAAAAAGAGCAGACGGTTCATATATAAAATTTGATGATAATGCGGCAGTTATATTAAATACGGCATTAGAAGTAAGAGGGACAAGAATTTTTGGACCTGTAGCAAGAGAATTAAGAGCGAAAAACTTTATGAAAATAGTTTCTCTAGCACCAGAAGTATTATAG
- the rpsL gene encoding 30S ribosomal protein S12, with the protein MPTINQLVRFGRSTTEKKKKSPALKGNPQKRGVCVRVYTTTPKKPNSALRKVARVKLVNGIEVTAYIPGIGHNLQEHSIVLLRGGRTKDLPGVRYKIIRGALDTAGVVNRKQGRSRYGAKKG; encoded by the coding sequence ATGCCTACTATTAATCAATTAGTAAGATTTGGTAGAAGTACAACTGAGAAAAAGAAAAAATCACCTGCATTAAAAGGTAATCCACAAAAAAGAGGGGTTTGTGTAAGAGTATATACAACTACACCTAAAAAACCTAACTCAGCCTTAAGAAAGGTAGCAAGGGTTAAATTAGTAAATGGAATCGAAGTTACTGCTTATATTCCAGGAATCGGACACAACTTGCAAGAACATAGTATCGTTCTTTTAAGAGGAGGAAGAACAAAAGATTTGCCAGGGGTTAGATATAAAATAATCAGAGGAGCATTGGATACAGCAGGAGTTGTAAACAGAAAACAAGGTAGATCAAGATACGGAGCGAAAAAAGGGTAA
- the rpsG gene encoding 30S ribosomal protein S7, whose protein sequence is MSRRRRAERRDVLPDSQFNDKVVTKFINGLMKDGKKSLAEHIFYSALQQITEETQEEGIEVFRRAMENVRPQLEVRSRRIGGATYQVPVEVRKERQQTLAIRWLVRYTRERKEYGMVNKLKKELIAAANNEGGSIKKKEDTYKMAEANRAFAHYKW, encoded by the coding sequence GTGTCAAGAAGAAGAAGAGCGGAAAGAAGAGATGTATTACCAGATTCTCAATTTAACGATAAAGTAGTAACTAAATTCATTAACGGATTAATGAAAGATGGGAAAAAATCATTAGCTGAGCATATTTTTTATTCAGCATTGCAACAAATAACTGAAGAAACTCAAGAAGAAGGAATTGAAGTATTCAGAAGAGCAATGGAAAACGTAAGACCTCAATTGGAAGTAAGATCTAGAAGAATCGGAGGGGCAACTTACCAAGTACCAGTTGAAGTAAGAAAAGAAAGACAGCAAACTCTAGCAATCAGATGGCTAGTTAGATATACAAGAGAAAGAAAAGAATACGGAATGGTAAACAAATTGAAAAAAGAATTGATTGCAGCTGCCAACAATGAAGGTGGATCAATTAAGAAAAAAGAAGATACATATAAAATGGCTGAAGCAAACAGAGCATTCGCACATTATAAATGGTAA
- the rpmC gene encoding 50S ribosomal protein L29, producing MTINEIRELSLEELEVKVNELKQELFNLKFQKTLGQLQNTAKIRDVKRTIARLKTVVTEKTGK from the coding sequence ATGACAATTAACGAAATTAGAGAATTATCATTGGAAGAATTGGAAGTTAAAGTAAATGAATTGAAACAAGAATTATTTAATTTAAAATTTCAAAAAACTCTTGGACAATTACAAAACACTGCTAAAATACGAGATGTTAAAAGAACAATAGCAAGACTAAAAACTGTTGTAACTGAAAAAACTGGTAAATAG
- a CDS encoding winged helix-turn-helix domain-containing protein has translation MPFENDFRVNIYRKGYNTVKTTQGSTQDKTNTIQAISEKEKLDIKNLTETDKTIINTIINNPEMSQKQIADNLNWTVNKVKYYMKKFKQKNILRYEGTSQNGKWEIQEENLKYFLK, from the coding sequence ATCCCTTTTGAAAATGATTTTAGAGTTAATATTTATAGAAAAGGTTATAATACTGTTAAAACTACCCAAGGTAGTACCCAAGATAAAACTAACACTATCCAAGCTATTTCCGAAAAAGAAAAATTAGATATAAAAAATCTTACAGAAACAGATAAAACGATAATAAACACAATAATAAATAATCCTGAAATGTCTCAGAAACAGATAGCTGATAATCTAAACTGGACAGTAAATAAAGTAAAATATTACATGAAAAAGTTTAAGCAAAAGAATATTTTAAGGTATGAAGGAACAAGCCAGAATGGAAAATGGGAAATTCAGGAAGAGAATTTAAAATATTTTTTGAAATGA
- the rplP gene encoding 50S ribosomal protein L16 — protein sequence MLIPKRTKYRKQFRGKMGGVATKGNKVDFGEFGLAAKEFGWITSRQIEACRVTINRTFKREGKIWIRIFPDKPYTKRPEGTRMGKGKGNAEGWVAVVKKDKIMFEVGGVSEEKAKEALRKAGHKLPIKVKFVRKEEVGGDK from the coding sequence ATGTTAATACCTAAAAGAACGAAATATAGAAAACAGTTCAGAGGAAAAATGGGTGGCGTAGCGACTAAAGGAAACAAAGTTGATTTTGGTGAATTTGGACTTGCCGCTAAAGAATTTGGTTGGATTACTTCAAGACAAATTGAGGCTTGCAGGGTAACAATCAACAGAACATTTAAAAGAGAAGGTAAAATCTGGATAAGAATATTCCCTGATAAACCTTATACAAAAAGACCCGAAGGAACAAGAATGGGTAAAGGTAAAGGTAATGCAGAAGGTTGGGTAGCAGTAGTTAAAAAGGATAAAATAATGTTTGAAGTTGGCGGAGTATCAGAAGAGAAAGCCAAGGAAGCATTAAGAAAAGCTGGACATAAACTACCTATAAAAGTTAAATTTGTTAGAAAAGAAGAAGTAGGTGGTGATAAGTAA
- the rplV gene encoding 50S ribosomal protein L22 has translation MAVVAKLKYQRLSPQKARLVADIVRGKNALQALNILKFTNKKAALYIEKTLRSAIANAEHNNNMDPDKLFISRILIDKGPVLKRISPRAMGRADIIRKPTAHITVEVDERED, from the coding sequence ATGGCAGTAGTAGCTAAATTGAAATACCAAAGATTAAGCCCTCAAAAAGCAAGATTAGTTGCTGATATTGTAAGAGGGAAAAATGCGTTGCAAGCATTGAACATTTTAAAATTTACAAACAAAAAAGCGGCATTATATATAGAAAAAACATTAAGATCAGCAATTGCAAACGCTGAACATAACAACAATATGGATCCTGACAAGCTATTCATATCAAGAATATTAATTGATAAAGGACCAGTGTTAAAAAGAATCAGCCCAAGAGCAATGGGAAGAGCTGACATTATTAGAAAACCAACAGCTCATATCACAGTAGAAGTTGATGAAAGAGAAGATTAG
- the rpsQ gene encoding 30S ribosomal protein S17 has protein sequence MENKRHERKVREGIVVSNKMDKTVVVLEETMKLHKLYKKRVKTSKKYKAHDENNDCGIGDKVQIMETRPLSKDKRWRVVTILERAK, from the coding sequence GTGGAAAATAAAAGACACGAAAGAAAAGTAAGAGAAGGAATTGTTGTTTCTAATAAAATGGATAAAACTGTAGTTGTTCTTGAAGAAACAATGAAATTACATAAACTTTATAAAAAGAGAGTAAAAACTTCTAAAAAATATAAAGCGCACGATGAAAACAATGACTGTGGAATCGGAGATAAAGTGCAAATTATGGAAACTAGACCATTAAGTAAAGATAAAAGATGGAGAGTTGTTACAATCTTAGAAAGAGCTAAATAA
- the rplW gene encoding 50S ribosomal protein L23 produces the protein MHITDIIKKPVINTEKARNLLENNEYVFIVDRRANKLQIKDAIEKLFNVKVQGVNTLNIKSKNKRFRMSMYKTAAIKKAIVKLKDGETIAAYEG, from the coding sequence ATGCATATTACTGATATTATCAAAAAACCTGTAATTAATACAGAAAAAGCAAGAAATTTACTGGAAAATAATGAATACGTTTTCATAGTAGACAGAAGAGCAAACAAGCTTCAAATTAAAGATGCAATTGAAAAACTGTTTAATGTAAAAGTTCAAGGTGTAAATACTTTGAACATTAAATCAAAAAACAAAAGATTCAGAATGTCAATGTATAAAACAGCTGCTATCAAAAAAGCAATTGTTAAGTTGAAAGATGGAGAAACTATCGCAGCTTATGAAGGATAA
- the rpsJ gene encoding 30S ribosomal protein S10, whose translation MDKIRIYLQSYDHKLLDQSAKKIAEVAKKNGSELAGPLPLPTKTKKYTVLRSVHVNKDSREQFEMRIHRRFVEIKNSNQQIVNALASLNLPSGVGVEIKQS comes from the coding sequence TTGGATAAAATAAGAATATATTTACAATCTTATGATCACAAGCTGTTGGATCAATCTGCTAAAAAAATTGCAGAAGTAGCTAAGAAAAATGGTTCAGAATTAGCAGGGCCGCTTCCGTTGCCTACAAAAACTAAAAAATATACAGTTTTAAGATCAGTTCACGTAAATAAAGATTCAAGAGAACAATTTGAAATGAGAATTCACAGAAGATTTGTCGAAATCAAAAATTCAAATCAACAAATCGTAAATGCATTAGCATCATTAAACTTGCCATCAGGTGTGGGAGTTGAAATTAAGCAATCGTAA
- the tuf gene encoding elongation factor Tu — translation MAKAKFERNKPHVNIGTIGHVDHGKTTLTAAISKVLSDKGLAEKVDFENIDQAPEERERGITINTAHIEYETDKRHYAHVDCPGHADYVKNMITGAAQMDGAILVVSAADGPMPQTREHILLARQVGVPYIVVFLNKVDMVDDDELLELVEMEVRELLNEYDFPGDDVPIIAGSALGALNGEAKWVEKIMELMDAVDEYIPTPERPVDQPFLMPIEDVFTITGRGTVVTGRVERGVIKVGEEVEIVGIKPTSRTTVTGVEMFRKLLDSGQAGDNIGALLRGTKKEEVERGQVLAKPGTITPHTGFKSEVYVLTKDEGGRHTPFFTGYKPQFYFRTTDITGEVNLPEGVEMVMPGDNIEMTVELIHPIAMEEGLRFAIREGGRTVASGVVATITK, via the coding sequence ATGGCAAAAGCTAAATTTGAAAGAAATAAACCACATGTAAACATAGGAACAATCGGACACGTAGATCACGGAAAAACTACTTTGACAGCGGCAATCTCAAAAGTGCTGTCTGACAAGGGGCTGGCTGAAAAAGTTGATTTTGAAAACATCGATCAGGCTCCTGAAGAAAGAGAAAGAGGAATTACAATCAACACAGCGCACATTGAGTATGAAACAGACAAAAGACACTATGCCCACGTTGACTGCCCAGGCCATGCGGACTATGTAAAGAACATGATTACAGGGGCAGCGCAAATGGACGGAGCAATCCTGGTAGTATCAGCGGCTGACGGGCCAATGCCTCAGACAAGAGAACATATCCTGCTTGCAAGACAAGTAGGGGTGCCTTACATTGTAGTATTCTTAAACAAAGTTGACATGGTAGACGATGACGAGTTATTAGAGCTGGTTGAAATGGAAGTAAGGGAACTGCTTAATGAATATGATTTCCCAGGAGATGACGTTCCAATAATAGCTGGATCAGCATTAGGGGCATTAAATGGTGAAGCAAAATGGGTAGAAAAGATTATGGAATTGATGGATGCAGTTGACGAATATATCCCGACACCAGAAAGACCGGTTGACCAACCATTCCTTATGCCAATTGAAGATGTATTTACAATTACAGGAAGAGGGACAGTAGTAACAGGAAGAGTGGAAAGAGGAGTAATCAAGGTTGGTGAAGAAGTGGAAATCGTAGGAATCAAACCGACTTCAAGAACAACTGTAACAGGAGTGGAAATGTTCAGAAAACTGTTGGATTCAGGACAGGCTGGAGACAATATCGGAGCATTGTTAAGAGGAACTAAGAAAGAAGAAGTGGAAAGAGGACAAGTGCTTGCTAAGCCAGGAACAATCACTCCACATACAGGATTTAAGTCAGAAGTATACGTACTTACAAAAGACGAAGGTGGAAGACATACACCATTCTTTACAGGATACAAACCACAATTCTATTTCAGAACTACTGACATCACAGGAGAAGTAAACTTGCCGGAAGGTGTGGAAATGGTAATGCCTGGAGATAACATCGAAATGACAGTGGAATTAATTCACCCAATCGCAATGGAAGAAGGATTGAGATTTGCGATAAGAGAAGGTGGAAGAACAGTAGCTTCAGGAGTAGTAGCAACTATTACTAAATAG
- the rplB gene encoding 50S ribosomal protein L2: MPIKKLKPMTSGTRHMSILVNKDLDKVRPEKSLVEPLNSSYGIDNYGHRTGRNRHKGHKRLYRVIDWKRNKIGVPAKVATLEYDPNRTANIALLHYADGEKRYILAPNGLKKGDTVIAGENADIKPGNALKLKDLPIGTVIHNVELMPGKGGQLARSAGTAARLIAKEGTYCHVELPSGELRLIHKECMATIGTVGNSEHSLVSLGKAGRNRHLGRKPHVRGSVMNPVDHPHGGGEGRSPIGRKSPVTPWGKPTLGKKTRGKKLSDKFIVRRRKK; the protein is encoded by the coding sequence ATGCCAATAAAAAAATTAAAACCGATGACTAGTGGGACACGGCATATGTCGATATTAGTTAATAAGGACTTAGATAAGGTTAGACCTGAAAAATCTTTAGTTGAACCATTAAATTCATCTTATGGAATTGACAACTATGGACATAGAACAGGCAGAAACAGACATAAAGGACACAAAAGACTATACAGGGTAATTGACTGGAAACGAAATAAAATCGGAGTGCCTGCAAAAGTTGCAACTCTTGAATATGATCCAAACAGAACTGCAAACATCGCATTGCTACACTATGCTGATGGAGAAAAAAGATATATCCTAGCTCCAAACGGACTTAAAAAAGGTGATACTGTAATAGCGGGAGAAAATGCAGACATCAAACCAGGAAATGCTCTAAAATTAAAAGACTTGCCAATAGGGACAGTTATTCACAATGTAGAACTTATGCCTGGTAAAGGTGGACAGTTGGCAAGATCGGCAGGAACAGCTGCAAGACTTATTGCAAAAGAAGGAACTTACTGCCACGTGGAATTACCATCTGGAGAATTAAGACTTATTCATAAGGAATGTATGGCTACAATCGGAACAGTAGGAAATTCTGAACATTCACTAGTGTCGTTAGGAAAAGCTGGAAGAAATAGACACTTAGGAAGAAAACCTCATGTTAGAGGATCTGTAATGAACCCTGTGGATCACCCACATGGAGGAGGAGAAGGAAGATCTCCAATTGGTAGAAAATCACCAGTTACACCTTGGGGTAAACCTACACTTGGTAAGAAAACTAGAGGTAAAAAGCTTAGTGATAAATTCATCGTTAGAAGAAGAAAAAAATAG
- the fusA gene encoding elongation factor G, whose protein sequence is MARKVALKDTRNIGIMAHIDAGKTTTTERILFYTGVNHKIGEVHEGAATMDYMEQEQERGITITSAATTAFWNGHRINIIDTPGHVDFTVEVERSLRVLDGSVAVFSAVDGVQPQSETVWRQADKYNVPRMAFLNKMDRVGADFNMCVNDIKEKLGGNGVPIQLPIGAEDNFEGIIDLVTMKEYLFKDETMGADYEVVDVRAELLDDAQAAREHMIESVVETDDDLMEKYFGGEEITEEEIKKALRVATIAGTIVPVLCGTAFKNKGIQPLLDAVVAYMPSPLDINGGKINGTDPKTEEPIQREMGDEAPFSALAFKIITDPFVGRLSFFRVYSGVLEKGSYVLNSTKGKKERMGRLLQMHANKREELDIVYSGDIAAAVGLKDTTTGDTLCAENAPIILEKMEFPDTVIQIAVEPKTKADQEKMGTALAKLAEEDPTFKVSTNQETGQTLISGMGELHLEIIVDRMKREFKVEANVGKPQVAYRETINGATDVEEKYAKQSGGRGQYGHVKMKVEANHGKGYEFVNQITGGAIPREYIPAVDKGIQEALEAGVVAGYPVQDIKVTLYDGSYHEVDSSEMAFKIAGSMAVKKGLRAANPVLLEPIFKVEVTTPEEYMGDVIGDLNARRGQVSGMTDRNNAKIINAEVPLSQMFGYATDLRSKTQGRASYSMEFEKYVEVPKNIAQQVIDERQGK, encoded by the coding sequence ATGGCAAGAAAAGTTGCTTTGAAAGATACTAGAAACATTGGTATCATGGCACATATAGACGCCGGAAAAACAACTACAACTGAAAGAATCTTGTTTTATACAGGAGTAAACCATAAAATCGGAGAAGTTCACGAAGGAGCTGCTACGATGGACTATATGGAACAGGAACAGGAAAGAGGAATCACAATTACATCAGCTGCAACAACAGCATTCTGGAACGGACACAGAATTAATATAATAGATACACCAGGCCACGTTGACTTTACAGTTGAAGTAGAAAGATCGCTAAGGGTACTAGATGGGTCTGTTGCAGTGTTTTCAGCAGTTGACGGAGTTCAGCCGCAATCAGAAACTGTTTGGAGACAGGCAGATAAGTATAATGTACCAAGAATGGCATTTTTAAATAAAATGGACAGAGTCGGAGCAGACTTTAACATGTGTGTAAACGACATTAAAGAAAAATTAGGCGGGAATGGCGTGCCAATCCAATTGCCTATTGGTGCAGAAGATAATTTTGAAGGAATTATCGACTTGGTAACAATGAAAGAATACTTATTTAAAGATGAAACTATGGGGGCAGACTATGAAGTTGTTGATGTTAGAGCTGAATTGTTAGATGATGCTCAAGCAGCAAGAGAACATATGATTGAATCTGTAGTTGAAACTGATGATGACTTGATGGAAAAATACTTTGGTGGAGAAGAAATCACTGAAGAAGAAATCAAAAAAGCATTAAGAGTTGCTACAATCGCAGGGACAATTGTACCTGTGCTATGTGGAACAGCATTCAAAAATAAAGGGATTCAACCATTGCTTGATGCAGTAGTTGCCTACATGCCATCACCACTAGACATTAACGGTGGAAAAATTAATGGAACGGACCCTAAAACTGAAGAACCTATTCAAAGAGAAATGGGAGATGAAGCGCCATTCTCAGCATTGGCGTTCAAAATTATTACAGATCCGTTTGTTGGAAGATTATCATTCTTCAGAGTTTATTCAGGGGTGCTAGAAAAAGGATCTTATGTATTAAACTCTACTAAAGGTAAAAAAGAAAGAATGGGAAGATTGCTTCAAATGCACGCTAACAAAAGAGAAGAACTTGATATAGTTTACTCTGGAGATATAGCTGCGGCAGTTGGATTAAAAGATACTACAACAGGAGATACATTGTGTGCTGAAAATGCTCCGATTATCCTAGAAAAAATGGAATTCCCTGATACAGTTATCCAAATCGCAGTAGAACCAAAAACTAAAGCCGATCAGGAAAAAATGGGAACAGCCCTTGCAAAACTTGCAGAAGAAGATCCTACATTCAAAGTATCAACTAACCAGGAAACTGGACAAACATTGATTTCAGGAATGGGAGAACTGCACTTGGAAATCATTGTAGACAGAATGAAACGTGAATTTAAAGTGGAGGCAAATGTAGGTAAACCACAAGTTGCTTATAGAGAAACAATCAATGGTGCAACAGATGTTGAAGAAAAATATGCTAAACAATCTGGAGGACGTGGACAATATGGACATGTTAAGATGAAAGTTGAAGCTAATCATGGAAAAGGATATGAATTTGTTAACCAAATTACTGGAGGAGCTATTCCAAGAGAATATATTCCAGCGGTAGACAAAGGAATTCAGGAAGCATTGGAAGCAGGAGTGGTTGCAGGATATCCTGTTCAAGATATAAAAGTTACATTGTATGACGGATCTTACCATGAAGTCGATTCATCAGAAATGGCATTTAAAATAGCAGGTTCAATGGCAGTTAAAAAAGGGCTTAGAGCGGCTAATCCAGTATTGTTGGAACCAATCTTCAAAGTAGAAGTTACTACACCGGAAGAATACATGGGAGACGTAATTGGAGATTTGAATGCAAGACGTGGACAAGTTTCGGGAATGACTGACAGAAACAATGCAAAAATTATTAATGCAGAAGTGCCTTTATCGCAAATGTTCGGTTACGCAACTGATTTGAGATCGAAAACACAAGGAAGAGCATCTTATTCAATGGAATTTGAAAAATATGTAGAAGTTCCAAAAAATATTGCTCAGCAAGTAATTGATGAAAGACAAGGAAAATAG